One Rhodobacteraceae bacterium M385 genomic region harbors:
- a CDS encoding DUF2783 domain-containing protein yields the protein MTLNTQPNISDPDGFYDDLLAAHDGLSKDQSDALNARLILILANHIGDRDIIRAALQAAA from the coding sequence ATGACCCTGAATACGCAACCCAACATTTCCGATCCCGATGGCTTCTACGATGACCTTCTGGCCGCCCATGATGGGCTATCCAAGGACCAATCCGACGCTTTGAACGCGCGGCTGATCCTGATTCTTGCCAACCATATTGGGGATCGAGACATTATTCGCGCGGCACTTCAGGCCGCGGCTTAA
- a CDS encoding FAD-dependent oxidoreductase has product MVGATYALAHTLYPYAPVPDQQRVAHHPVIIIGGGPIGVATGLDLAQKGTPALILDDHDGVGQGSRAICFAKRTLEIADRLGAGGPMREKGVVWNTGRVFHGDGEVFNFNLLPEDGHRNPAFINLQQPYFEKFLVDQLRVAEAAGKPIEIRGRNVVTALTQDADKVTLTIDTPDGPYQATADYVIACDGARSPTRDMMGLTFDGRVFEDNFLIADVKMTAPFPTERWFWFEPPLSAKPQSALLHKQPDDVWRIDFQLGWDIDRKAELAEDRIRQRIDEFLPAGTQYDLVWTSIYTFQCRRMERFRHGRVLFAGDSAHQVSPFGARGANSGIQDADNLAWKLDLVLKGRAPDSLLDSYHEERAFAADENILNSTRATDFLTPKSETSKIFRNAVLTLAKDHAFARPMVNSGRLSVPSTYDNMPLNTPDALPGGPQRTRPGSPCPDAPLTDGKEEVFTESHLLELLLGRFTLLSLETDVPAVNELPGALPLNTVRLSGNRITPDLRARYLGDAPHALYLIRPDQHVAARWDKATPAQIRDAILTAIGHP; this is encoded by the coding sequence ATGGTCGGAGCCACCTACGCCCTCGCTCACACCCTCTACCCCTACGCGCCGGTTCCTGACCAACAGCGCGTGGCGCATCATCCCGTCATCATCATCGGTGGCGGGCCCATCGGCGTGGCCACGGGTCTGGACCTTGCGCAAAAGGGGACGCCTGCCCTGATCCTCGATGATCATGACGGCGTCGGCCAAGGCTCTCGTGCGATCTGTTTCGCCAAGCGCACCCTTGAAATCGCCGACCGGCTTGGCGCGGGCGGGCCCATGCGTGAGAAGGGTGTCGTTTGGAACACGGGGCGCGTGTTTCATGGCGACGGCGAAGTCTTCAACTTCAACCTCCTTCCAGAAGATGGCCATCGCAATCCGGCTTTCATAAACCTGCAACAGCCCTACTTTGAAAAGTTCCTCGTCGATCAACTCCGTGTGGCCGAGGCTGCCGGAAAACCAATCGAGATCCGGGGCCGCAATGTCGTTACCGCGCTCACGCAGGACGCCGACAAGGTCACGTTAACCATCGACACGCCAGACGGTCCTTACCAAGCCACAGCCGATTACGTCATCGCCTGCGACGGGGCGCGTTCGCCCACCCGTGATATGATGGGCCTCACCTTCGATGGCCGCGTGTTCGAGGATAACTTCCTGATCGCGGACGTAAAAATGACCGCCCCCTTCCCGACAGAGCGCTGGTTCTGGTTTGAACCGCCACTCAGCGCCAAGCCGCAATCGGCCTTGCTGCACAAGCAACCCGATGATGTCTGGCGCATCGACTTTCAACTCGGCTGGGACATCGACCGCAAGGCCGAACTGGCCGAGGATCGCATCCGCCAACGCATCGACGAATTCCTGCCCGCAGGCACGCAATACGATCTTGTTTGGACCTCTATCTACACGTTCCAGTGCCGCCGGATGGAGCGCTTCCGCCATGGGCGTGTGCTCTTCGCAGGCGACAGCGCGCATCAAGTCTCTCCCTTCGGGGCGCGCGGGGCGAACTCGGGCATCCAGGACGCCGATAACCTCGCTTGGAAGTTGGACCTTGTTCTGAAGGGCCGCGCCCCCGACAGCTTACTTGATAGCTATCATGAGGAACGGGCGTTCGCGGCGGATGAGAATATCCTTAATTCCACCCGTGCCACCGATTTCCTGACCCCGAAATCCGAGACCTCCAAGATCTTCCGCAACGCGGTGCTGACGCTGGCCAAGGATCACGCCTTCGCCCGGCCGATGGTAAATTCAGGCCGCCTTTCCGTGCCAAGCACCTACGACAACATGCCCCTCAACACCCCCGACGCCCTGCCCGGGGGGCCGCAACGAACACGGCCCGGTTCGCCTTGCCCCGATGCCCCGCTGACCGATGGCAAGGAAGAGGTGTTTACCGAAAGTCATCTTCTAGAGTTACTTTTGGGCCGATTCACCTTGCTAAGTCTTGAAACGGATGTTCCGGCAGTAAACGAGCTTCCCGGTGCGCTTCCGCTCAACACTGTCAGGCTATCGGGCAATCGCATCACCCCCGATTTGCGCGCGCGATATCTGGGCGACGCGCCCCACGCGCTTTACCTGATCCGCCCCGACCAACATGTCGCGGCCCGATGGGACAAAGCTACACCCGCCCAGATCCGCGACGCCATCCTTACCGCCATAGGCCACCCATGA
- a CDS encoding MBL fold metallo-hydrolase, which translates to MAKAFASQGDMTEKAITFDEIGDGLYAFTAEGDPNSGVIIGDDSVMIVEAQATPRLANKVIDCVRSVTDKPISHVVLTHYHAVRVLGASAYNADQIIMSDAARGMVMERGQEDWDSEFQRFPRLFEGHESIPGLTYPTTTFSDAMTVYLGSRRVDISHIGRAHTAGDAVIHVPDANVLFTGDIVEDHSACYCGDGHFADWGNTLDNIAAFQPDAIAPGRGGALIGDEAVNRAIASTRDFVNSTYAPAARVAAKNGTLKDAWDAVRAECDPKFKDYAIYEHCLPFNVARAFDEARGIAHPRIWTDKRDLEMWEQLQG; encoded by the coding sequence TTCGACGAAATCGGCGACGGCCTCTACGCCTTCACCGCTGAAGGCGACCCCAACTCCGGCGTCATCATCGGTGATGACAGCGTCATGATCGTCGAGGCCCAAGCCACCCCGCGCCTGGCCAACAAGGTGATCGACTGCGTGCGCTCCGTCACCGACAAGCCAATCTCTCACGTGGTCCTCACCCACTACCATGCTGTCCGCGTCCTTGGCGCGTCGGCCTACAACGCCGACCAGATCATCATGTCCGACGCCGCGCGCGGCATGGTGATGGAGCGCGGGCAGGAGGATTGGGATAGCGAATTTCAACGCTTCCCCCGCCTCTTTGAAGGACACGAGTCGATCCCCGGCCTCACCTACCCCACCACCACTTTTTCCGATGCAATGACCGTCTACCTCGGCTCTCGTCGCGTGGATATCTCCCACATCGGCCGTGCCCATACGGCAGGCGACGCCGTCATTCACGTCCCCGACGCCAACGTTCTGTTCACCGGGGACATCGTCGAAGACCACTCCGCCTGCTACTGCGGCGACGGGCACTTCGCCGATTGGGGCAATACGCTGGACAACATCGCCGCCTTCCAGCCAGACGCCATTGCACCCGGTCGTGGCGGTGCGCTGATCGGAGATGAGGCCGTCAATCGCGCCATCGCCTCCACCCGCGATTTCGTCAATTCCACCTACGCCCCCGCCGCCCGCGTCGCCGCCAAAAACGGCACGCTCAAGGACGCCTGGGACGCGGTCCGCGCCGAATGCGACCCCAAATTCAAAGACTACGCCATCTACGAGCACTGCCTCCCCTTCAACGTCGCCCGCGCCTTTGATGAGGCCCGTGGCATCGCTCACCCGCGCATCTGGACCGACAAACGCGACCTGGAGATGTGGGAGCAACTCCAAGGCTGA